Sequence from the Ereboglobus luteus genome:
TGCGGTGTCGATGATCCAAGTGCCCGCGCCTTGCTTGACGAGGGTGCCGGTGAAGGTGGTGCTGCCGGTGACGGCGTCGGCGTAACGTTGCGCGTTGAGCGTGTCGTTGCTGATGAGGGTGAGTCGCGAGTTTGTTCCCGCGATGCCGAGGTTGCCCGCGAGCGTGCCGCTGTTCCAGAGGCGGACCTCGTTGGCGGCGTCGGCGGCGAGGTTGATTGCGTAAACGGGGCCGGTGATGATGCCGCCGGTCGTGTTGGTGACGAGCACCTGGCCCGCCGCATACACGCCGGTGTCGCTCGCGCCTTCGATGGTGCCGGAGTTGGTGAGCGTGCCGGAGCCGAGGAAATGCACGCCGACGATGTCGCCGTGGAGCAGGTTCATGGTGTCGTTGGTGTGCGCGACGGCGTCCTCCGCGATGAGCGCGGTGCCGGTGACATTGACGTAACCGGTGCCGGTGAGAGAGGAGGCCGCGGCGAGGTGGACGCCTTTGTGGCCGAGGATGGCGCCGTCGTTTATCACGCGCGTGGTGCCGCCGGCGTAAACACCCTCGTTGATGATGGCGGTGGCGCTGTTGGTGATTTCCGCGGCGTTCACATTCACGACCACGCCGTAGCCGGTGCCGCCGGTGATGACGCCGTCGTTTGTGACCGTGCCGCCCGCGAGCAGATACACGCCGGTTTCAACGCCCTCGATCAGGCCGGTGTTGGTGATGCGCACGCTGTGTGATGATTCCGCGCCCTTGCCGTCGGCGCCCGTGCCTTTGATCGTGCCCGAGTTGGCAAGCGTGCCGCCGTTCATGAAGATGCCAAACGTGACGCCCTTAACCAGGCCTGTTTCCTCGTTGATGATGTGCGTGTCGGCGATGGAGGATTGGATGCCGCTGTAACCCACACCCTCGATCGTGCCGGAATTGGTGACCGTGCCGCCTTTTATGAAAACGCCGAAGTCGTGACCTTGGATAAATCCGGTGGTTGTGTTGGAAATGAAAATGGTGCCGTCGTTTGATTGAATGCCAATCCCGCTGTCGCCCTTGATGACGCCGGCATTTGAGACGGTGCCCGAATCGTCAGCGGCGCCGCTATCCACATAGATGCCATAGTCGCCGCCTTGGATGAGGCCGTTTTCATTGTTGCCGAGAATCACGGTGGCACCCGAATAGAAACCGAGGTTTGCGCCGATGATCGTGCCGGAGTTGGCGACGGTGCCGCCCGCGCCCATGTGCAGGCCGTCGGCGTTGCCTTGGATGACGCCGCCTGTGCTGTTGGTGACAAGCACTGCGACGTAATTGGTTTCGATGCCGTGATTGCTCTGGCCGACGATGCTGCCGGAGTTCGTGATTTCGCCGCCGGCGTTGAGCTGGACGCCGCGGTAGCCGCCCTGGATGAGGCCGTGCTCGTCGTTGGTGATGAGCGCGGCGGCGTTCGCATAAACGCCGAGGGCGTTTGCGCTGATGATCGTGCCGGAGTTGGCGACAGTGCCGCCCGCGCCCATGTTCAGGCCGTCGGCGGCGCCTTGGATGAGGCCGCTGGCGCTGTTGGTGACGAGCACCGAGACGTAATTGATTTCGATGCCGTGGTTGCCCTTTCCAACGATGCTGCCGGAGTTGGTAATTTCGCCTCCGCGGTCGAGCTGGATGCCGCGGAAATCGCCCTGAATGAGGCCGTCGTCAGTGTTGGTGATGATCGTTGCGCCGCCGTTGCCGCCGCCATGAATGGCGAGGTTTGCGCCGATGAGGCTGCCGGAATTGGTCACCGTGCCGCCGGCGGCCAGCTCGACGCCGTTGCCGCCGCCCTTGATCAGGCTGTCGCTGTCATTGGTGATGGTCGCGGCACCGCCCGCATAAATGCCGTGGTCGTTCGTGCCGATGATCGTGCCGGAGTTGGCGACGGTGCCGCCTTGGTTCAAGGACACGCCACGGGCGCCGCCTGTTATGGACGCGGCGCTCTCGTTTGTGATCGAAACCAATCCGATTGCGGACACGCCCGTGCCCGCCGTGCCTTCGATGACGCCGGCGTTGCCGAGCGAACCCGAGCCCTCGAAATGCACGCCGGTGTCGCCGCCCTTGATGCGCAATCCCGCGGCGTTGGTGTGCACGCCGGTGCTGGCAATGGTCAACGCGGTGCCGCTCACATCGATACTGCCCGTGCCCGAGAGCGAGGAGGCCGCGCTCAGGTAAACGCCCCGGTTGCCGATGATCGCACCGTCGTTAATCACTTCGACGGCGCCGGCAGCGTTGATGCCGCCAATGATTGTGCCGCTGGCGTGATTGGTGACCTTGGCACTGCCCGCGCCCACGGAGACGCCGTAGTTGGCGCTGCCCTGGATGGTGCCTTCATTTGAAATGGTGCCACCCGATACCAGCACGATTCCCGCGGCGCCGCCTTGGATGAGGCTGTTTTCGTCGTTGGTAATGGTCGCGCCGCCGCCCGCATAAATGCCATGGTCGCTCGTGCCGATGATCGTGCCGGAGTTGGCGACGGTGCCGCCGGCGTTGAGTGTCGCGCCGCGCTGGCCGCCTTGGATGATGGCGTTGTTTGTGTTGGTAACGAGCACGGAGCCTTGCGCCTGGAAGCCGGTTCCGTTGGTTCCGATAACAGTGCCGGAATTTGTCAGAGTGCCGCCGCCCAGAAAAGACACGCCCATCGCGCCACCGCGAAGCAGGTTGTCGGCCCCGTTGGTGTGCGAGATTCCGTTTTCCGCGGTCAGGGCGATGCCGCTCACGTCGATGGCCCCGGTTCCCGAAAGGGTGGAGTTCGAGGACAGGTAAACGCCCCGGTTGCCGGCAATGTTTCCGTTGTTCACGACGGCCGTGGTGCCGCCGGCGTAAACGCCGCCGTTGATCGTGGCGCCTTCGTAATTTGTGACCCGGCCCTCGCCCGAGTTTATGCGGACTGCGTAGTCCGTCGTGCCGCTGATCGTGCCGCGGTTTTCCATTTCGCCGCCTTTGTCCAAGACCACGCCGCTGGTCCGGCCCTCAATGCGCGCGCCGGTTTCGTTTGTTACTTTCGCAATACTGCCCGAATAGAGGCCGCGGCTGCCGCCGTTGATCGTGCCGGAGTTGGCAACGGTGCCGCCCGCGCCCATGTGCAAGCCGTCGGCGTTGCCTTGGATGAGGCCGCTGGTGCTGTTGGTGACGAGCACCGAGACGTAATTGGTTTCAATGCCGTGGTTGCTCTTTGCGATAATGCTGCCGGAGTTCGTGATTTCACCGCCGGCGTTGAGCTGGATGCCGCGATAGCCGCCCTGAATGAGACCGCCCTCGTCGTTGGTGATGATCGCGGTGCCGCCATCCACGGCAATGCCGCGGTTGGTGCTCGAAATGACACCCGTGGATTTGTTGGTGATCGTCACGGCGCCCCTGCCGACCACGGCGCCCTCATTGTTGGAGATATAGTTTCTGGTGCCGCTAATCGTGCCCATGTTGATGAGCGTGCTGCCGCCGGTCATGCTCACGCCGGCATTCCCGCCCCTCACGTAGGCGTCGGTCTCGATGGTGAGGTTGGCGGCGGGCCCGTTGAACCAAATACCCGCGCTACCCTGATCCGTGGCGATGCGCGTGCCGGACAGCGTGTAGTCGCCGCCGCTATCGATCGAATAGCTGCCGTAGCTGGTTCCGTTCGGAATGGAAACGGGCTGGGCCGACACTGACAGCGTGAGGACCGCCAGAAGCGGAATTACAAAAAAGATGTTTCGTTTGCGGACGCAAATAGAGCGCCACGCGATACCGTAAGTTTGGTTCTGCATGATATTTTCGCAGTGCTTTCAGCGCACCACGCCTTGAGTAAATATGATGAAATTAGTGTGGAATAATTCTGGTGAACGGATCTCTTCAGTGGTTGTTAATGCAATTAATCAGTGATAAGCCTATAGGGCTGGAGGAAAAAGTGTCTCATTGGAAGACCGTTTTTCACAAAAAAATTATTATCTCCCATTATTTTTAAACACATTAAATGTGCATGACTGGGCGAGCTTTAACCCAAGAATCGGATCGTTCCCCGCATGTGGGAGCACGGACGCCAATCAACGCTTGGTATCCAAGACGCTCACTTCACTTTTGCGCAAAAACCGTGGCCATTGACCGGAGGGAAAGGCTGGCGTAGCGGTTCGGGCAAATGCGGGGCGGCCTCGCGGGCGAGCGCGACAAGTTCGTCGATCACACGCGCGGGATCCTCCTCGTATCGCGCATTGGCAAAGTTTTCACTATAAGTGCGATAGGTTGCCGGTGAGGTCATCCATTGGTCGATGATCTCCGCAAAATCATCCGCGTTGCGAATAATGCTGCTGCCGGCGGTGTTGCGGAAATACTTCAACGTGAGTTTTTCCTGCGGCATGACTCCGCCGAAGCCATTAAAAATAATCGGGCAGGAATAATGCAACGCTTGCGCGCAGGTGGTCGTGCCGCCGCGAGTAACAATCGCGTCGGCCGCCTGTATGAGCAAATGCACCGATTCCGAGTAACCTTCTATATGACAACGAAATTCGGGATTCTCAGCACGCCAGCGCATGAGGTCATTATACACGTCGCGATTGTGTCCGCAAATAATGATGGCCTGGCAGCGATCACGATGCTTCACGAGCGCGGGCAGGAGCTCGAAATGATTGTTAGCGCCATTGCTGCCGGTGGCGAGAAACACGGTAAACACATCGGGACTCAACCCGTAGCGTCTTTTCCGCGAAATGGCGCGCTGGTCCGCGTCAATCTGCTCGAGATGCGCGCTTGGCCGCATGAAGTGGCCGCGCACGAGCGTGCGATTCCCGGCCATGCCGAGTTTTTTAACCGCATAGTCGTTGGCGGTTTCCGTGCGCGAAATGTAAAGGTCAACCGTGGGCTCCACCCAGTTGCGGCTGTATCCCCAGCCGCCGGAAAACTCGCCGCAATACGTGGCACAGCGCACGCGTTCGTGGCCGAGCAACTTGCGCGCAAGCTGGAAATAACCGCGGTTCAGGCAGTCGTGCACGCTGAGCACAAGATGCGGGCGGTATTCGCAAAGCACATTCCTGTAATAACCGCGGCCAAGCACGACGCTGTGGTTGTTGAGCCGGCCGTAAATTTCCACAAAACCAAAGAACGCCGTGTGCAGAAGCGGGATTTTTTTCTGTATCCAGTTATAAAAACTGACGCCGCCCCGGTTGAGCATTGAGGATTTTTCGAGCATTTGCTCGATGCGCACATCGACATGGCCGGGATACAGCTGGTAGCACCATTCCGC
This genomic interval carries:
- a CDS encoding autotransporter outer membrane beta-barrel domain-containing protein; this encodes MQNQTYGIAWRSICVRKRNIFFVIPLLAVLTLSVSAQPVSIPNGTSYGSYSIDSGGDYTLSGTRIATDQGSAGIWFNGPAANLTIETDAYVRGGNAGVSMTGGSTLINMGTISGTRNYISNNEGAVVGRGAVTITNKSTGVISSTNRGIAVDGGTAIITNDEGGLIQGGYRGIQLNAGGEITNSGSIIAKSNHGIETNYVSVLVTNSTSGLIQGNADGLHMGAGGTVANSGTINGGSRGLYSGSIAKVTNETGARIEGRTSGVVLDKGGEMENRGTISGTTDYAVRINSGEGRVTNYEGATINGGVYAGGTTAVVNNGNIAGNRGVYLSSNSTLSGTGAIDVSGIALTAENGISHTNGADNLLRGGAMGVSFLGGGTLTNSGTVIGTNGTGFQAQGSVLVTNTNNAIIQGGQRGATLNAGGTVANSGTIIGTSDHGIYAGGGATITNDENSLIQGGAAGIVLVSGGTISNEGTIQGSANYGVSVGAGSAKVTNHASGTIIGGINAAGAVEVINDGAIIGNRGVYLSAASSLSGTGSIDVSGTALTIASTGVHTNAAGLRIKGGDTGVHFEGSGSLGNAGVIEGTAGTGVSAIGLVSITNESAASITGGARGVSLNQGGTVANSGTIIGTNDHGIYAGGAATITNDSDSLIKGGGNGVELAAGGTVTNSGSLIGANLAIHGGGNGGATIITNTDDGLIQGDFRGIQLDRGGEITNSGSIVGKGNHGIEINYVSVLVTNSASGLIQGAADGLNMGAGGTVANSGTIISANALGVYANAAALITNDEHGLIQGGYRGVQLNAGGEITNSGSIVGQSNHGIETNYVAVLVTNSTGGVIQGNADGLHMGAGGTVANSGTIIGANLGFYSGATVILGNNENGLIQGGDYGIYVDSGAADDSGTVSNAGVIKGDSGIGIQSNDGTIFISNTTTGFIQGHDFGVFIKGGTVTNSGTIEGVGYSGIQSSIADTHIINEETGLVKGVTFGIFMNGGTLANSGTIKGTGADGKGAESSHSVRITNTGLIEGVETGVYLLAGGTVTNDGVITGGTGYGVVVNVNAAEITNSATAIINEGVYAGGTTRVINDGAILGHKGVHLAAASSLTGTGYVNVTGTALIAEDAVAHTNDTMNLLHGDIVGVHFLGSGTLTNSGTIEGASDTGVYAAGQVLVTNTTGGIITGPVYAINLAADAANEVRLWNSGTLAGNLGIAGTNSRLTLISNDTLNAQRYADAVTGSTTFTGTLVKQGAGTWIIDTAPGAGMEQAATLVQSGTLVVDWDAHQLNAANNAEIGIDAGATLQISTTSNATTTLTNPLAGAGYVDLHSTATDPGATFGLQPFSPSALGFTGTVGVRGDSQLTYFRFDDDAENALADATLRLGQNSETTLDKDRAIGGFDLFSGMFFVSATTTGTTVEPHTLTVTGTLHGTSGTIGVHTDVLGGLDLPKPPGTGGLTGHIFDVDALNDSALNSKVIVSATESTIIGGASFDLVDSNTNALGQNSTVDFYNAAGDTIVGKTHYGYKATHASGTGIVLDYGLTEIESTHTDLLVEIDPTGSYDKTLSAKLSGAGAGFAFSGTEQITLAQQATYTGQTQLINSATLKAGVANVIASSTKVTINASTAFDLGGYDQTLQNVSGAGDIHLGDKTLAIANTETALEFSGTIDGAGNVTLTDDSEWTLTANNTYTGTTTIGAGAHLQLGTGAGGSTTGMIADASYVDNSGTLTINRSDDIVYGGAVTGSGILVQRGTGTTTLTGANNIAGGIVVEQGALQIGRDDTSGWDGGVIAANVSVADTTTLIFNRSDLVTYDGVISGAGNVSTIGGGTVALTKAQTYTGETRIGANSTLRTGATNAIQTSSRVFLDGALDLHDHAQQIKNLTGNAGRIHYSINNGIATTYTNLTISGTLEGTTTSHINVDLANKNTDMLIVQGATSLATGTHYVEFTQTNLTPIDDATRTYALKVVDYVNGDPVFTSNIVESGMFTFQLYKGDGGLIMPDETAFYLSGGDAFSRAGDAILFTAGVMGPSWHFDLDSVHKRLGDIYAHRDRDIKNEDEGSVWMRVNNYRLNASSALGGSAFEQDSYGVTAGADKLLRRENATLALGGFIGISRHDRTFDDARNQYGDGNSNTVGAGLYALWMNEQNWFIDAVLRFDRTSNELNARGVDGFVSRGKYTNLTQGASVEFGRRLVRPSIQTSSGKLLTFWTEPLAQVAVAWINGADYTVSNGVSRDLEVQVGDSDAWQYRLQVRTGANYGQWMPYLKFGAVKTDTNGGEVTVDDREYQPWFDGWRTELGLGVAYQINENGQLYFDYEYNKAQRYERPWAVNLGYRRAW
- a CDS encoding glycosyltransferase encodes the protein MPAQPSSEKFRILVLTSSTGGGHDARAQAFAEWCYQLYPGHVDVRIEQMLEKSSMLNRGGVSFYNWIQKKIPLLHTAFFGFVEIYGRLNNHSVVLGRGYYRNVLCEYRPHLVLSVHDCLNRGYFQLARKLLGHERVRCATYCGEFSGGWGYSRNWVEPTVDLYISRTETANDYAVKKLGMAGNRTLVRGHFMRPSAHLEQIDADQRAISRKRRYGLSPDVFTVFLATGSNGANNHFELLPALVKHRDRCQAIIICGHNRDVYNDLMRWRAENPEFRCHIEGYSESVHLLIQAADAIVTRGGTTTCAQALHYSCPIIFNGFGGVMPQEKLTLKYFRNTAGSSIIRNADDFAEIIDQWMTSPATYRTYSENFANARYEEDPARVIDELVALAREAAPHLPEPLRQPFPPVNGHGFCAKVK